A section of the Clostridium omnivorum genome encodes:
- the gltA gene encoding NADPH-dependent glutamate synthase translates to MDRMKRTPIAEQDPKVRATNFKEVCLGYTEEEAKQEAARCLNCKKPLCVTECPVTISIPKFIEQVKEGNFEEAAKIISKSSALPAVCGRVCPQEVQCEGKCILGIKGEPIAIGKLERFVADWSREHNVDLSEAAEKKGKKVAVIGSGPAGLTCAGDLARMGYDITIFEALHEPGGVLVYGIPEFRLPKDSVVKHEIENVKKLGVKIETNVIIGRTITIDQLLEEEGFDAIFIGSGAGLPKFMGIPGENSNGVFSANEFLTRNNLMKAFKEEYATPIRVGEKVAVVGGGNVAMDAARTALRLGAEVHVVYRRSEEELPARVEEVHHAKEEGVIFDMLTNPTEILADEKGWVKGMKCVKMELGEPDASGRRRPVEVKDSEFVMELDTVIMSLGTSPNPLISTTTKGLSVDKRKCIIAQEETGETTKEKVYAGGDAVTGAATVILAMGAGKKAAKAIDEFLSK, encoded by the coding sequence ATGGATAGAATGAAAAGAACACCCATAGCAGAGCAAGATCCCAAAGTAAGAGCTACAAACTTTAAAGAGGTTTGTTTAGGATATACAGAAGAAGAAGCAAAGCAGGAAGCAGCTAGATGTTTAAATTGTAAAAAGCCATTGTGTGTTACTGAGTGCCCTGTAACTATATCAATACCTAAGTTTATTGAGCAGGTTAAGGAAGGTAATTTTGAAGAGGCAGCAAAAATTATATCAAAATCTAGTGCGCTGCCAGCAGTATGTGGAAGAGTATGCCCACAAGAAGTTCAATGTGAAGGAAAGTGTATACTAGGCATAAAAGGAGAACCTATAGCTATAGGAAAGCTTGAAAGATTTGTTGCTGACTGGTCAAGAGAGCACAATGTTGATTTGTCAGAAGCTGCAGAAAAGAAGGGCAAAAAGGTAGCCGTTATAGGCAGTGGTCCTGCAGGACTTACCTGTGCAGGAGATTTAGCTAGAATGGGCTATGATATAACTATATTTGAAGCTCTTCATGAACCAGGCGGAGTATTAGTATATGGAATTCCAGAGTTTAGACTTCCAAAGGATTCAGTAGTAAAGCATGAAATAGAAAATGTTAAAAAGCTGGGCGTAAAAATAGAAACTAACGTAATCATAGGAAGAACTATAACTATAGATCAGCTTTTAGAAGAAGAGGGCTTTGATGCAATATTTATAGGTTCAGGAGCAGGACTTCCTAAGTTCATGGGAATACCAGGAGAGAACTCAAATGGAGTATTTTCAGCTAATGAATTCCTAACAAGAAATAACTTGATGAAAGCCTTCAAGGAAGAATATGCAACACCAATAAGAGTAGGTGAAAAGGTAGCTGTAGTTGGTGGAGGAAATGTAGCAATGGATGCTGCAAGAACAGCGTTAAGACTTGGAGCAGAAGTGCATGTAGTTTATAGACGTTCAGAAGAAGAGCTTCCAGCAAGAGTAGAAGAAGTACACCATGCAAAGGAAGAAGGAGTAATCTTCGATATGCTTACAAACCCAACAGAGATACTAGCAGATGAAAAGGGCTGGGTAAAGGGCATGAAGTGTGTAAAAATGGAGCTTGGCGAGCCAGATGCTTCAGGAAGAAGAAGACCAGTAGAGGTTAAGGATTCTGAGTTTGTAATGGAGCTAGATACAGTAATAATGTCACTTGGAACTTCACCAAACCCATTAATATCAACAACTACAAAGGGTTTAAGTGTGGATAAGAGAAAATGTATAATAGCACAGGAAGAAACAGGAGAAACCACAAAAGAAAAAGTATATGCTGGAGGGGATGCTGTAACAGGCGCAGCTACAGTTATACTTGCCATGGGAGCAGGAAAAAAGGCTGCCAAGGCCATTGATGAATTCTTAAGCAAATAA
- a CDS encoding 2,3-butanediol dehydrogenase, whose translation MKAALWYGKRDVRVEEIENPKVLPGTVKIKVKWCGICGSDLHEYLGGPIFIPVGQPHPLSKNTAPVVLGHEFSGEVVEVGKGADKFKVGDRVTVEPIVACGKCPACREGKYNLCSSLGFHGLCGSGGGLAEYTVFSEEFVHKIPDNMSYEQAALIEPMAVALHSIRMANFKTGDTAIVLGSGPIGLATIECLKAAGAKLVVVLQRKSIRQEYAKRAGADLVLDPNQVDIVEEVKKYTDGVGVDAAFETTGAQIGFDIGLSSLKYEGTLVVTSIWEEGVSFNPNVLVFTEKKIVGTLAYRHEFPATIAQMSDGRIKAEGYITERILLDDIVEKGFGALTGPEKKKHVKILVTPDKSLL comes from the coding sequence ATGAAAGCAGCATTATGGTATGGAAAAAGAGATGTAAGAGTAGAAGAAATTGAAAATCCTAAAGTTTTACCAGGTACAGTTAAAATTAAAGTTAAATGGTGTGGAATATGCGGATCGGATCTTCACGAGTATTTAGGAGGTCCTATATTCATTCCAGTAGGACAACCTCACCCTTTAAGTAAAAATACAGCTCCTGTAGTACTAGGACATGAGTTTTCTGGAGAGGTAGTAGAAGTTGGCAAGGGAGCAGATAAGTTTAAAGTAGGGGATAGAGTTACTGTAGAGCCTATTGTAGCCTGTGGAAAATGTCCAGCCTGCAGAGAAGGAAAGTATAATCTATGTTCATCCTTAGGATTCCATGGATTATGTGGCAGCGGAGGAGGACTTGCTGAATACACTGTGTTCTCAGAAGAGTTTGTACACAAAATACCAGATAATATGTCTTATGAACAAGCTGCTCTTATAGAGCCAATGGCAGTGGCACTTCACTCTATAAGAATGGCAAATTTTAAAACTGGAGATACAGCAATAGTTTTGGGTTCCGGGCCAATAGGACTTGCGACAATTGAATGTTTAAAGGCTGCTGGTGCAAAGCTAGTAGTAGTTCTACAGAGAAAATCAATAAGACAAGAATATGCAAAAAGAGCAGGCGCAGATTTAGTACTAGATCCAAACCAAGTAGATATAGTTGAAGAGGTTAAAAAATATACTGACGGAGTTGGAGTTGATGCAGCTTTTGAAACAACAGGAGCTCAAATTGGTTTTGATATTGGATTAAGCAGTTTAAAATATGAAGGAACTTTGGTAGTAACTAGCATTTGGGAGGAAGGGGTTAGCTTTAATCCTAATGTGCTTGTATTTACAGAAAAGAAGATAGTTGGAACTTTAGCATATAGACATGAATTTCCTGCTACTATAGCTCAAATGAGTGATGGCAGAATAAAGGCTGAGGGTTATATAACTGAAAGAATACTGTTAGACGATATTGTAGAAAAAGGCTTTGGTGCTCTAACAGGACCAGAAAAGAAAAAGCATGTAAAAATACTTGTGACACCAGATAAATCACTTTTATAA
- a CDS encoding sulfide/dihydroorotate dehydrogenase-like FAD/NAD-binding protein — MYKIVGKRLLAPQIYLMDVEAPRVAKSANPGQFLIVKMDEKGERIPLTICDYDEEKGTVTIVFQTLGTSTKQMANYEVGDYFSDFVGPLGQPSEMVHENLEDLKDKNVIFIAGGVGTAPVYPQVKWLHQRGINADVIIGAKSKEYVILEEEMKAAAGNLYVATDDGSYGFKGMVTNLLEKLVKEEGKKYDLVVAIGPMIMMKFVAKLTKELEIHTIVSMNPIMVDGTGMCGACRVTVGGETKFACVDGPEFDGHLIDFDEAMRRQAMYKTEEAKKQYREQEKHEGHEGGCGCCGK, encoded by the coding sequence ATGTATAAAATAGTAGGAAAGAGATTATTAGCACCACAGATTTACTTAATGGATGTAGAAGCGCCAAGAGTAGCAAAGTCAGCAAATCCAGGGCAGTTCTTAATAGTTAAAATGGATGAAAAAGGTGAAAGAATTCCACTAACTATTTGTGACTATGATGAAGAAAAAGGCACAGTAACAATTGTTTTTCAAACTCTAGGAACATCAACTAAGCAGATGGCAAACTATGAAGTAGGGGATTATTTTTCTGATTTTGTTGGACCACTAGGCCAGCCATCAGAAATGGTACACGAAAATTTGGAAGATTTGAAGGATAAGAATGTGATATTCATAGCAGGAGGAGTAGGTACTGCTCCAGTATATCCTCAGGTTAAATGGCTTCACCAAAGAGGAATTAATGCAGATGTTATTATAGGAGCTAAATCAAAGGAATACGTTATTCTAGAAGAAGAAATGAAAGCAGCTGCAGGCAATTTATATGTAGCTACTGATGATGGTTCCTATGGCTTTAAAGGCATGGTAACTAATCTTTTAGAAAAACTAGTTAAAGAAGAAGGAAAGAAGTATGATTTAGTAGTAGCTATAGGGCCTATGATAATGATGAAATTTGTAGCAAAGCTTACTAAAGAGTTAGAAATTCATACTATAGTAAGCATGAATCCAATAATGGTAGATGGAACAGGAATGTGCGGAGCATGCAGGGTAACTGTTGGAGGCGAAACTAAATTTGCCTGTGTAGATGGTCCTGAATTTGACGGACACCTTATAGATTTTGACGAAGCTATGAGAAGACAAGCAATGTATAAAACTGAAGAAGCAAAGAAGCAGTACAGAGAACAGGAAAAGCATGAAGGACATGAAGGTGGCTGTGGTTGCTGCGGCAAATAG